A window of Mangifera indica cultivar Alphonso chromosome 13, CATAS_Mindica_2.1, whole genome shotgun sequence contains these coding sequences:
- the LOC123194643 gene encoding V-type proton ATPase subunit c''1 has protein sequence MSSSVMVGDASSWSRALVRISPYTFSAVGIAISIGVSVLGAAWGIYITGSSLIGAAIKAPRITSKNLISVIFCEAVAIYGVIVAIILQTKLESVSASKIYAPESLRAGYAIFASGIIVGFANLVCGLCVGIIGSSCALSDAQNSSLFVKILVIEIFGSALGLFGVIVGIIMSAQATWPSK, from the exons atgtcGAGTTCCGTCATGGTGGGAGATGCAAGCTCGTGGTCAAGGGCGCTCGTCAGGATATCACCCTACACTTTCTCCGCCGTCGGAATCGCCATTTCCATTGGCGTCTCCGTTCTCGGCGCCGCCTG GGGGATCTATATAACTGGTAGTAGTTTGATTGGTGCTGCGATTAAGGCTCCACGTATCACGTCCAAAAATCTCATCAG TGTAATTTTTTGTGAAGCTGTTGCTATATATGGTGTTATTGTTGcaattattttacaaacaaaGTTAGAAAGTGTGTCAGCTTCAAAAATATATGCACCAGAGTCACTTAGAGCTGGATATGCCATCTTTGCCTCTGGGATCATTGTTGGCTTTGCTAACCTTGTTTGCGG GCTGTGTGTGGGAATAATTGGAAGCAGTTGTGCATTGTCTGATGCCCAAAACTCCTCACTTTTTGTGAAGATTCTTGTGATTGAGATCTTTGGTAGTGCCCTTGGGTTGTTTGGAGTAATTGTGGGGATAATTATGTCAGCCCAAGCAACATGGCCTTCAAAATGa
- the LOC123194642 gene encoding 6-hydroxynicotinate 3-monooxygenase, with amino-acid sequence MEETKKKKKGKAVIVGGSIAGVSCAHSLLLAGWDVVLLEKSSGPPTGNPTGAGLGLDPLAQRIIHSWLPHNPHLLHNSTVPLTIDQNQATDSEKVRWTLARDENYNFRAAHWADLHGLLYNALPPNIFLWGHLYLSLAISEYKTVIVKAKVLQSNKIIDIESDLLVAADGCLSSIRQNFLPGLKLRYSGYCAWRGVLDFSENKNSEIIQGMRSSYPDLGKCLYFDLASGTHSVFYELLNNRLNWIWYVNQAEPELKGNSVTLKVRDDIIKNMHQEAKKVWSPELVEVMKQTKEPFINAIYDCDPLKQIFWGNVVLIGDAAHPTTPHGLRSTNMSILDAAVLGKCLEKWGAENLFSALEEYQSIRLPVTSKQVLHARQLGRIKQGLALPDHEPFNPKTASPEECHELQQKTMPFFADIPTILVDSAQCFTCIIRT; translated from the exons ATGGAGGAgactaagaagaagaaaaagggaaagGCAGTGATAGTGGGAGGGAGCATAGCAGGTGTATCATGTGCTCACTCCCTCCTTTTAGCTGGTTGGGATGTTGTACTGCTCGAGAAATCCAGCGGACCGCCTACTGGCAACCCGACTGGCGCTGGACTCGGCCTCGACCCCCTCGCTCAACGTATTATTCACTCATGGCTCCCTCACAACCCTCACCTTCTTCACAACTCCACGGTGCCTCTTACTATTGAtcag AACCAAGCAACAGATAGTGAGAAAGTAAGGTGGACGCTGGCACGAGATGAGAACTACAATTTCAGAGCAGCGCATTGGGCTGATCTCCATGGTCTTCTATACAATGCGCTACCACCCAATATATTTCTTTGGGGTCACCTGTACCTTTCTCTTGCCATTTCTGAATATAAAACCGTTATTGTTAAGGCTAAAGTTCTTCAATCCAATAAGATCATAGACATAGAGAGTGATCTTCTTGTTGCCGCTGATGGGTGTCTCTCTTCAATTCGCCAAAATTTTCTTCCAGGCCTTAAATTGAG GTATTCAGGTTACTGTGCATGGCGAGGAGTTCTTGATTTTTCAGAGAATAAGAATTCAGAAATCATCCAGGGCATGCGGAGTTCATACCCTGACCTCGGAAAATGCTTGTACTTTGACCTGGCTTCCGGAACTCACAGTGTGTTTTATGAGCTTCTCAACAATAGGCTCAATTGGATTTGGTATGTCAATCAAGCTGAGCCAGAGCTGAAG GGAAATTCAGTCACGTTAAAAGTAAGAGACgacattatcaaaaatatgCACCAAGAGGCAAAGAAGGTTTGGTCTCCGGAGTTGGTGGAAGTCATGAAGCAAACAAAGGAACCTTTCATAAATGCTATATATGATTGTGATCCTTTAAAACAAATCTTTTGGGGTAATGTGGTACTAATTGGAGATGCTGCACACCCAACCACTCCTCATGGTCTGAGAAGCACAAACATGTCAATATTAGATGCTGCAGTCTTAGGAAAATGTCTGGAGAAGTGGGGAGCTGAGAATTTGTTCTCAGCTCTCGAAGAATATCAGTCAATTCGATTACCTGTAACCTCAAAACAAGTACTGCATGCACGGCAACTGGGTCGAATTAAACAAGGGTTAGCTCTTCCTGATCATGAGCCTTTTAATCCAAAGACAGCAAGTCCAGAAGAGTGTCATGAGCTTCAACAGAAAACCATGCCTTTCTTTGCTGATATTCCTACAATCTTGGTTGATTCAGCTCAATGCTTCACTTGCATTATCAGAACATAG
- the LOC123194644 gene encoding N-alpha-acetyltransferase 50-like, with translation MGAGREVTISLDGVRDKNIMQLKKLNTALFPVRYNDKYYADALASGEFTKLAYYSDICVGSIACRLEKKEGGTICVYIMTLGVLAPYRGLGIGTRLLNHVLDFGSQQNISEVYLHVQTNNEDAINFYRKFGFEIRDTIQNYYTNITPPDCYVLRKFITQPQAKK, from the exons ATGGGTGCAGGGCGCGAAGTTACAATATCCCTTGATGGAGTCAGAGACAAGAACATCATGCAGCTCAAGAAGCTTAACACCGCTCTCTTCCCTGTTCGCTACAACGACAAGTATTATGCTGATGCTCTTGCTTCTGGGGAGTTTACCAAACTAG CATATTATAGTGACATCTGTGTCGGTTCAATTGCATGCCGGCTGGAGAAGAAGGAGGGTGGGACCATCTGTGTTTACATCATGACGTTGGGTGTTTTAGCACCATATCGGGGGCTTGGCATTG GTACAAGGCTGTTGAATCATGTTCTCGATTTCGGTTCCCAGCAAAATATATCGGAGGTTTACTTGCATGTGCAGACAAACAATGAAGATGCTATCAACTTCTATAGGAAATTTGGGTTTGAAATCAGAGACACCATCCAGAACTATTATACAAACATTACCCCACCAGACTGTTATGTTCTTAGGAAGTTCATTACTCAACCTCAAGCAAAAAAATAA